A window from Telopea speciosissima isolate NSW1024214 ecotype Mountain lineage chromosome 8, Tspe_v1, whole genome shotgun sequence encodes these proteins:
- the LOC122638399 gene encoding fatty alcohol:caffeoyl-CoA acyltransferase, with protein sequence MGTLYKEPPSIIQDLKVTLQYSSIVFPLEEIERRSMFLSNIDQVLNFNVETIHFFPANPDLPPEIVAEKIKTALRKVLVPYDFLAGRLMLNPQKGRLEIDCNAAGVGFAVATSEVSLDEIGDLVYPNPAFMQLIMRNPDNLDPDNQLLCFVQVTLFKCGSFTLGISTNHVTFDGISFKHFLDNLASLAGDKPLAVTPCNNRQLLAARSPPCVMFPHPELVNFEIPPATTLFEAKPEDLEFNIFRLSSKNISDLKEKAKLGLNKNGSNTRIMSSFNVVTAHVWRCKALSGDIKGNQEKTSTLLYAVDIRARLCPPLPSSYTGNSVLAAYACTKIGEIENASFSYLVEMVSEGATRMTDEYIRSAIDCGEMSKRFPHGDLLISSWWKLGFSNVDYPWGRPKYSCPVVRHRKNIIVFFPDIEGASFDNGVNILVALPFKEMEKFQALFNNSPA encoded by the exons ATGGGAACCCTTTACAAAGAACCTCCTTCTATCATTCAAGACCTAAAGGTCACTCTACAGTATTCTTCAATAGTCTTTCCCTTAGAAGAAATTGAGAGAAGGTCTATGTTTCTATCAAATATAGACCAAGTTCTTAATTTCAATGTAGAGACTATCCACTTTTTTCCGGCCAACCCTGATTTACCGCCGGAAATTGTTGCCGAGAAAATCAAAACTGCCCTTAGGAAAGTACTAGTGCCatatgattttttggccggAAGGTTGATGTTGAATCCTCAGAAGGGTCGGTTAGAGATTGACTGCAATGCTGCCGGAGTCGGCTTCGCCGTCGCTACAAGTGAAGTGTCACTGGATGAGATTGGGGACTTGGTTTATCCTAACCCAGCTTTTATGCAACTGATCATGAGGAATCCAGACAATTTAGATCCAGATAACCAGCTACTTTGTTTTGTTCAG GTAACATTATTCAAGTGTGGCAGTTTCACCTTGGGTATATCTACCAATCATGTAACATTCGATGGAATCAGCTTCAAACACTTCTTAGACAATCTTGCTTCCCTtgctggtgacaaacccttagCTGTCACACCTTGCAATAATCGTCAACTCCTAGCAGCTAGATCTCCTCCATGTGTCATGTTCCCTCATCCTGAGCTAGTAAACTTTGAAATCCCTCCTGCAACAACACTATTTGAAGCTAAACCAGAAGACCTTGAGTTCAATATTTTCAGGCTTAGTTCCAAAAACATTTCAGACTTAAAGGAGAAAGCAAAGCTTGGGTTAAACAAAAATGGCAGCAACACCCGTATCATGAGTAGCTTCAATGTTGTCACAGCCCATGTATGGCGTTGCAAGGCCCTTTCAGGAGACATAAaaggaaaccaagagaaaacTTCAACTCTCCTTTATGCAGTTGATATTAGGGCAAGACTTTGTCCACCACTCCCTTCATCTTACACTGGAAATAGTGTTTTAGCTGCATATGCTTGCACGAAAATCGGCGAAATCGAAAATGCTTCATTCTCCTACTTAGTAGAGATGGTATCAGAAGGAGCTACAAGAATGACTGATGAGTATATTAGGTCTGCAATTGATTGTGGTGAAATGAGCAAGAGGTTCCCACATGGTGATCTTCTCATATCTTCATggtggaaattagggttttctaaTGTGGATTACCCTTGGGGAAGACCTAAGTACAGTTGTCCTGTGGTACGCCATAGGAAGAACATTATAGTGTTCTTCCCAGATATTGAAGGAGCTAGCTTTGATAATGGAGTTAACATTTTAGTGGCTCTTCCTTTCaaggaaatggagaagttccAAGCCCTCTTCAATAACTCCCCtgcataa
- the LOC122638401 gene encoding probable glutathione peroxidase 2 — MAEELPKSIYDYTIKDIDGNDVSLSSYSGKVLMIVNVASKCGLTHSNYKELNILYEKYKNQGFEILAFPCNQFAGQEPGSNDEIKEVACTMFKAEFPIFDKVEVNGKNAAPIYKHLKSEKGGILGDSIKWNFTKFLVDKNGKVVERYAPTTAPLKIEKDIQNLLGIS; from the exons ATGGCAGAAGAATTGCCCAAATCCATTTACGATTACACTATCAAG GATATCGATGGCAATGATGTTAGCTTGAGCTCTTACAGTGGAAAGGTTCTTATGATAGTCAATGTTGCCTCAAAGTG TGGTCTAACTCATTCAAACTACAAGGAACTGAACATTTTGTATGAGAAGTACAAGAACCAAG GCTTTGAGATCCTAGCATTTCCCTGCAACCAGTTCGCTGGTCAAGAACCTGGAAGTAATGATGAGATCAAGGAAGTTGCCTGCACAATGTTCAAAGCTGAATTCCCCATCTTTGATAAG GTTGAGGTGAATGGTAAGAATGCAGCCCCAATCTACAAGCACCTAAAATCAGAGAAAGGTGGGATATTGGGGGATAGCATTAAGTGGAACTTCACAAAGTTTCTTGTAGACAAAAATGGAAAGGTTGTGGAGAGATATGCCCCCACCACAGCTCCTCTTAAGATCGAG AAAGACATCCAAAATCTGTTGGGAATTTCATAA
- the LOC122638398 gene encoding pentatricopeptide repeat-containing protein At2g27610-like: protein MLISIYSFGISHSGGFSLSFCDDSFNLSSIPKKRSSLSWAPSELRLARNRELIESKANKASKKDDIKCKESRLEQISELDLKPISKLSITELKYTHTLQQFLELQRLDEAKDLCLKMKRKGFEPAIVLQSMLIDLFMKSSCMSDAFEVFGEMSERNVVTWTSIISGCVRNGYPEIGISLFWEMIKMGALPNDITLNVVLKACADLATLDLGIQIHSFVVRTGFLRYCRTENCLIDFYSKCGLIDSAHQIFIRMLKPDLVSFTSMIGGYLKNGLLEPAFGLFDRMRKLGLDPNEHTISSILVGCQPRVGEQIHAYMVKTFLDQTLYSASALMEFYSKNHSFESAKLVFEKLESMSVVTWSSMISCCTRNELGYEALELFYRMVNLGIKPNEYTFVAVIGACGLSPMFIGMGKQVHCSVIKLNLGMDNRILNALVTMYARNSKIEELGKVFKKIQDPDTVSWSAAITGYTQNGLSEKSTSLFCQMHKSGAKPNEYGFSGVLSSCATQALLDQGKQFHGFALKLGCDTDVCVGNALVNMYAKCGNIDNARLAFDGMPRHDLMSWNTLIHGYAHHGHGKKVLQLFDEMVESGVIKPNNATFVGILNACSHVGYVEEAFEYFKIMESCYGIVPSMSHYACLVDMMGRAGRLDEAVLIIEHMPFQPDYLIWKTLLGSCRVHMNLKLGKHAAQRAIELFPEDSANYVLLSNLLADCGERLDSERTRKMMEERGVKKDAGWSWIEIKSTVNAFMSRDRNHPEAQAIYQILDELLVKMKEEGYSPDFSWALYDS, encoded by the exons ATGTTGATCTCCATTTACAGCTTTGGGATCTCTCATTCTGGtggattctctctctcattctgtGATGATTCATTTAACTTAAGTTCTATTCCAAAGAAGAGGAGTTCGCTTTCATGGGCTCCCTCAGAATTGCGTTTAGCTCG AAACAGAGAACTGATTGAGTCCAAGGCAAATAAGGCAAGCAAAAAAGATGACATCAAATGCAAAGAAAGCAGATTAGAACAAATATCAGAGCTTGATCTCAAACCCATCTCAAAGCTATCAATCACAGAGCTGAAGTATACCCATACTCTGCAGCAATTCTTGGAGTTGCAGAGACTTGATGAAGCAAAGGACTTGTGTTTGAAGatgaaaagaaaaggatttGAACCTGCGATTGTTCTACAGTCGATGCTGATCGATCTCTTTATGAAATCTTCTTGTATGTCTGATGCTTTTGAGGTGTTTGGAGAAATGTCCGAAAGGAATGTAGTCACTTGGACCTCGATAATTTCTGGTTGTGTTCGGAATGGTTATCCGGAAATTGgtatttctttgttttgggAGATGATTAAAATGGGTGCTCTTCCCAATGACATCACCTTAAATGTCGTACTTAAGGCTTGTGCTGACCTTGCTACATTGGATTTGGGAATTCAGATTCATTCTTTTGTTGTAAGAACTGGGTTTCTTCGCTATTGTAGGACCGAGAATTGCTTGATTGATTTTTACTCAAAGTGCGGCTTAATTGATTCAGCCCATCAAATTTTCATCAGAATGttgaagcctgatttggtatcTTTCACTTCCATGATTGGAGGTTATTTAAAAAATGGTTTGCTTGAACCAGCATTTGGATTGTTTGATAGGATGAGGAAGTTGGGGCTGGATCCAAATGAACACACCATCAGTAGCATTTTGGTTGGCTGTCAACCTAGAGTTGGTGAGCAGATTCATGCTTACATGGTTAAAACCTTTTTGGATCAGACTCTCTACTCTGCAAGTGCTCTGATGGAATTTTATTCAAAGAACCACTCTTTTGAGAGTGCCAAGCTGGTTTTTGAAAAGTTAGAATCTATGAGTGTGGTGACTTGGAGCTCAATGATCTCCTGCTGTACCAGAAATGAGCTTGGATACGAAGCTCTGGAGTTGTTCTACAGAATGGTCAATCTAGGGATCAAACCCAATGAGTATACCTTTGTAGCTGTTATCGGGGCTTGTGGTTTATCCCCTATGTTCATAGGAATGGGAAAGCAAGTCCATTGCTCTGTAATAAAGTTGAATTTGGGAATGGACAACCGGATCTTAAATGCCTTGGTTACCATGTATGCAAGAAACAGCAAGATAGAAGAGCTTGGGAAAGTGTTCAAGAAAATCCAGGATCCTGATACTGTTTCATGGTCTGCAGCCATAACCGGTTACACCCAAAATGGGTTGAGTGAGAAATCAACAAGCTTATTTTGCCAAATGCATAAGAGTGGAGCTAAGCCTAATGAATATGGATTTTCTGGTGTTCTTAGTTCATGTGCTACTCAGGCTTTATTGGATCAAGGAAAACAGTTTCATGGTTTTGCATTGAAGTTAGGATGTGATACTGATGTTTGTGTAGGAAATGCACTTGTTAATATGTATGCTAAGTGTGGGAATATCGATAATGCACGGTTGGCATTTGATGGCATGCCTAGACATGATCTCATGTCATGGAACACATTGATTCACGGGTATGCTCATCATGGGCATGGGAAAAAGGTCCTTCAACTCTTTGATGAGATGGTTGAATCAGGTGTCATCAAACCTAACAATGCTACATTTGTGGGAATCTTGAATGCATGTAGTCATGTAGGTTATGTAGAGGAGGCATTTGAGTACTTTAAGATCATGGAGAGTTGCTATGGAATTGTCCCTTCCATGTCTCACTATGCTTGTCTGGTTGACATGATGGGTCGAGCGGGAAGGCTCGATGAAGCAGTCCTGATTATTGAACACATGCCATTCCAACCAGATTATTTGATATGGAAAACTCTTTTAGGATCTTGTAGAGTGCACATGAACTTAAAACTAGGTAAGCACGCTGCACAGAGGGCTATTGAATTGTTCCCTGAGGATTCTGCAAATTACGTTCTTCTTTCAAACTTACTTGCTGATTGCGGGGAAAGGTTGGACTCAGAGAGGACAAGGAAGATGATGGAAGAGAGAGGAGTAAAGAAAGATGCTGGTTGGAGTTGGATTGAGATAAAGAGTACGGTGAATGCCTTTATGTCTAGGGACAGAAATCACCCAGAAGCACAAGCCATCTACCAGATATTGGATGAACTTCTAgtgaaaatgaaagaagaaggtTACTCCCCTGACTTCAGCTGGGCACTATATGATTCATGA